In a genomic window of Hypanus sabinus isolate sHypSab1 unplaced genomic scaffold, sHypSab1.hap1 scaffold_556, whole genome shotgun sequence:
- the LOC132389391 gene encoding uncharacterized protein LOC132389391: protein MMFVCFAYFFQSYINCSTAPRWLHCFEKPVWKVVVDLLLRLTPLTAESEEVVGGPISLQFTQQHLIGSHTMSPAELRVVLLILGFLVTDSTLGDPCVNHTVLDQPWRSTDCSNTECTGGQWMDDGNLEVGWYRFNSSGGWKIPETVVPRYHCSGDYPGWLNGPHPNVGEGEVSRTVCFASSGSTCHWRLWINMKNCSGFFVYRLWQTAWSNAVFCTDPLSDTTQEHQGSVTGEPAPGLTTSSAGSVSSVTDSTLGDPCGTHTVLDQPWRSTDCSHTECTGGQWMDDGNLEVGWYRFNR, encoded by the exons ATGATGTTTGTTTGCTTTGCATACTTTTTCCAATCATACATCAACTGTTCCACCGCCCCGCGCTGGCTTCATTGCTTCGAGAAGCCGGTGTGGAAAGTAGTCGTTGACCTGTTGCTGCGTCTGACACCACTCAcagcagagagtgaggaggttgtaGGTGGTCCCATCTCCCTCCAGTTCACCCAGCAACACCTCATTGGGAGTCACAC aatgtcACCGGCTGAACTGAGGGTTGTGCTGCTGATCCTGGGTTTTCTGG TCACAGACTCCACACTCGGTGATCCGTGTGTAAACCACACcgtcctggatcagccctggaggagcacGGATTGTTCCAACACTGAGTGTACTGGTGGACAATGGATGGATGATGGAAATCTTGAAGtgggatggtacagatttaacag ttctGGAGGATGGAAGATTCCCGAGACGGTCGTTCCACGATATCACTGCTCCGGGGACTACCCAGGCTGGTTAAACG gtccccatcccaacgtgggagagggggaggtgagcAGGACCGTCTGCTTTGCTTCTAGTGGATCCACCTGTCACTGGAGACTTTGGATCAATATGAAGAACTGCTCCGGTTTCTTTGTGTATCGGCTGTGGCAAACAGCCTGGAGTAACGCTGTGTTCTGTACAG ACCCTCTGTCGGACACAACTCAGGAACACCAGGGATCGGTGACTGGAGAGCCTGCTCCAGGGTTGACCACCAGCTCAGCAGGGTCTGTGAGCTCAG TCACAGACTCCACACTCGGTGATCCGTGTGGAACCCACACcgtcctggatcagccctggaggagcacGGATTGTTCCCACACTGAGTGTACTGGTGGACAATGGATGGATGATGGAAATCTTGAAGtgggatggtacagatttaacaggtaa